Proteins from one Catenuloplanes atrovinosus genomic window:
- the purL gene encoding phosphoribosylformylglycinamidine synthase subunit PurL — protein MPPVLPAPESTAAEPVDLDGPDTVGRATATPGELQPFAELGLLEDEYERIRAVLGRRPTQSELAMYSIMWSEHCSYKSSKVHLRQFGEKKPPSEHMLAGIGENAGVVRISDTLAVTFKVESHNHPSFVEPYQGAATGVGGIVRDILAMGARPIAVMDPLRFGDAEHPDTQRVLPGVVAGVGGYGNCLGLPNIGGEVVFDPCYQGNPLVNALSIGVLPVERLQRKEAAGTGNVVVLLGAKTGRDGIGGVSVLASATFDDGSEQRRPSVQVGDPFMEKLLIESCLELYDAGLVVGIQDLGGAGLTCALTETAAAAEAGMRVWLERVPLREPSMEPHEILASESQERMLLIVAPEKLDEVLRIADKWGVLATAIGEVTDGDRLIVTWNGHTVVDVPPGSLVDDGPVYHRPMREPADLILLRADRAETLPRPVGGDALRETVLRMIASPNLCDKTWVTEQYDRYVLGNTVLAQPEDAGVLRIDEQTGLGVALSVDGNGRYARLDPYNGAKLALAEAYRNVAVAGGKPIAVTDCLNFGSPEDPTVMWQFAEAVRGIADGCLELGIPVTGGNVSFYNQTGAAAIHPTPIVGVLGVIDDVAQRVPIGFTPSAHPEGDLVFLLGETRNELSGSEWAWVTHGHLGGEPPRVDLDRERSLAAVLAEAARVGHLTAAHDLSDGGLIQTLVESSLRRGVGVTVTLPDEFAAGSMPFVYLFSESAGRAVVAVPRGHETAFTALCDQHGLPWTAIGTTDAASDAVEVTGQFSIPLAELREAHTGTLPRLFGHVEVPSAPAASGPATPVPAASVPPASATASEAVSAAASEGAAAVAVAAAVVAAATEAQAGPVGEDPAPDSAAGAEEGLPAAAADSTQADPSGDDGVVSPADTAQTETNAADQPTAE, from the coding sequence GTGCCTCCTGTTCTGCCCGCCCCCGAGTCGACCGCCGCGGAGCCGGTCGACCTCGACGGCCCCGACACGGTCGGCCGCGCCACCGCCACCCCCGGCGAGCTGCAGCCCTTCGCCGAGCTGGGCCTGCTCGAGGACGAGTACGAGCGGATCCGCGCGGTCCTCGGCCGCCGCCCCACGCAGTCCGAACTCGCGATGTACTCGATCATGTGGAGCGAGCACTGCTCCTACAAGTCGAGCAAGGTGCACCTGCGGCAGTTCGGCGAGAAGAAGCCGCCGAGCGAGCACATGCTGGCCGGCATCGGCGAGAACGCGGGCGTCGTCAGGATCTCGGACACGCTCGCGGTCACCTTCAAGGTCGAGTCGCACAACCACCCGAGCTTCGTCGAGCCGTACCAGGGCGCCGCGACCGGCGTCGGCGGCATCGTCCGCGACATCCTCGCGATGGGCGCGCGCCCGATCGCGGTGATGGACCCGCTGCGCTTCGGCGACGCGGAGCACCCCGACACCCAGCGCGTGCTGCCCGGCGTGGTGGCCGGCGTCGGTGGCTACGGCAACTGCCTGGGCCTGCCCAACATCGGCGGCGAGGTCGTCTTCGACCCCTGCTACCAGGGCAACCCGCTGGTCAACGCGCTCAGCATCGGCGTGCTGCCGGTCGAGCGGCTGCAGCGCAAGGAGGCGGCCGGCACCGGCAACGTCGTCGTGCTGCTCGGCGCCAAGACCGGCCGGGACGGCATCGGCGGCGTCTCCGTGCTGGCCAGCGCCACCTTCGACGACGGCAGCGAGCAGCGCCGCCCGTCCGTCCAGGTCGGCGACCCGTTCATGGAGAAGCTCCTGATCGAGTCCTGCCTGGAGCTGTACGACGCCGGCCTGGTCGTCGGCATCCAGGACCTCGGCGGCGCGGGCCTCACCTGTGCGCTCACCGAGACGGCCGCCGCGGCCGAGGCCGGCATGCGGGTCTGGCTGGAGCGGGTGCCGCTGCGCGAGCCGTCCATGGAGCCGCACGAGATCCTGGCCAGCGAGTCACAGGAGCGCATGCTGCTGATCGTCGCGCCGGAGAAGCTCGACGAGGTGCTGCGGATCGCCGACAAGTGGGGTGTGCTCGCCACCGCGATCGGCGAGGTCACCGACGGCGACCGCCTGATCGTCACGTGGAACGGCCACACGGTCGTGGACGTGCCGCCGGGCTCGCTGGTCGACGACGGCCCGGTCTACCACCGGCCGATGCGCGAGCCGGCCGACCTGATCCTGCTCCGCGCGGACCGGGCCGAGACGCTGCCCCGCCCGGTCGGCGGCGACGCCCTGCGCGAGACCGTGCTGCGCATGATCGCCTCGCCGAACCTGTGCGACAAGACCTGGGTCACCGAGCAGTACGACCGGTACGTGCTCGGCAACACGGTGCTCGCCCAGCCGGAGGACGCGGGCGTGCTCCGCATCGACGAGCAGACCGGCCTCGGCGTCGCGCTCTCCGTCGACGGCAACGGGCGGTACGCGCGGCTCGACCCGTACAACGGTGCGAAGCTGGCGCTGGCCGAGGCGTACCGGAACGTGGCCGTGGCCGGCGGCAAGCCGATCGCGGTCACCGACTGCCTCAACTTCGGCTCGCCCGAGGACCCGACCGTCATGTGGCAGTTCGCCGAGGCCGTGCGCGGCATCGCGGACGGCTGCCTGGAGCTCGGCATCCCGGTCACCGGCGGCAACGTCAGCTTCTACAACCAGACCGGCGCGGCCGCGATCCACCCGACGCCGATCGTCGGCGTGCTCGGCGTGATCGACGACGTGGCCCAGCGGGTGCCGATCGGCTTCACGCCGTCCGCGCACCCGGAGGGCGACCTGGTCTTCCTGCTCGGTGAGACGCGCAACGAGCTGTCCGGCTCCGAGTGGGCGTGGGTCACCCACGGCCACCTCGGCGGCGAGCCGCCGCGCGTCGACCTCGACCGGGAGAGGTCGCTGGCCGCGGTGCTGGCCGAGGCCGCCCGCGTCGGGCACCTCACCGCCGCGCACGACCTCTCCGACGGCGGCCTCATCCAGACCCTGGTCGAGTCGTCGCTGCGGCGCGGCGTCGGCGTCACGGTCACGCTGCCGGACGAGTTCGCGGCCGGCTCGATGCCGTTCGTCTACCTGTTCAGCGAGTCCGCCGGCCGTGCCGTCGTGGCGGTGCCGCGCGGGCACGAGACCGCGTTCACCGCGCTCTGCGACCAGCACGGGCTGCCCTGGACCGCGATCGGCACCACCGACGCCGCGAGCGACGCGGTCGAGGTGACCGGCCAGTTCAGCATCCCGCTGGCCGAGCTGCGCGAGGCCCACACGGGCACGCTCCCGCGCCTCTTCGGGCACGTCGAGGTGCCGTCGGCTCCGGCCGCCTCGGGTCCGGCCACGCCGGTTCCGGCGGCATCGGTTCCGCCCGCTTCGGCGACCGCGTCCGAGGCGGTCTCCGCCGCGGCGTCCGAGGGCGCGGCCGCGGTGGCGGTCGCCGCCGCGGTGGTCGCTGCCGCGACCGAGGCGCAGGCCGGGCCGGTCGGCGAGGACCCGGCGCCGGACTCGGCCGCCGGGGCGGAGGAGGGCCTGCCGGCCGCCGCCGCGGACAGCACCCAGGCCGACCCGAGCGGCGACGACGGCGTCGTGTCGCCGGCGGACACCGCGCAGACCGAGACGAACGCCGCGGACCAGCCGACGGCCGAGTAA
- the amcA gene encoding multiple cyclophane-containing RiPP AmcA, which produces MPEITNPRQPDSAAEETHDSVAERVRSAGAGLTALLDEAAEARLRREETDGTGGSSAVCAWNHFENIPTFYNWNNRPPR; this is translated from the coding sequence ATGCCCGAGATCACCAACCCTCGGCAGCCGGATAGCGCCGCCGAGGAGACGCACGACTCGGTGGCCGAGCGGGTGCGGAGCGCGGGTGCCGGACTGACCGCACTGCTCGACGAGGCGGCGGAGGCACGCTTGCGCCGGGAGGAGACGGACGGGACCGGCGGCTCCAGCGCGGTGTGCGCGTGGAACCACTTCGAGAACATCCCGACCTTCTACAACTGGAACAACCGCCCTCCCCGCTGA
- a CDS encoding sterol carrier family protein, with amino-acid sequence MSSPPNKSAVVATVLASFDAGEAPERIALRDAVRALLADLAAKVPGRSVEVRVPPYGAIQCVEGPRHTRGTPPNVVEMDPETWVRLATGRLSWADAITQGRLRISGNRADISNYIPI; translated from the coding sequence GTGTCCTCTCCGCCTAATAAGTCCGCAGTCGTGGCGACAGTTCTGGCCTCGTTCGATGCCGGCGAGGCCCCCGAGCGCATAGCTCTCCGTGACGCCGTGCGTGCGCTGCTGGCAGATCTCGCCGCGAAGGTTCCCGGCCGATCGGTGGAGGTCCGAGTTCCCCCGTACGGCGCGATTCAGTGCGTCGAAGGGCCACGTCACACCCGCGGCACTCCACCCAATGTGGTCGAGATGGATCCAGAGACATGGGTGCGTCTGGCGACCGGCCGGTTGTCATGGGCGGACGCGATTACTCAGGGACGTCTACGGATCAGCGGAAACCGTGCTGATATATCTAACTACATCCCTATCTAG
- the purF gene encoding amidophosphoribosyltransferase: protein MPRGDGLLSHELDPQRPGPQDACGVFGVWAPGEEVAKLTYFGIYALQHRGQEAAGIAVSDGSGVVVYKDVGLVSQVFDEPTLASLRGHLAVGHARYSTTGGNNWENAQPTIKATTSGTTIALAHNGNLVNTAELAREIAARGLEADGSTTDTSLVTTLLASYPDLSVEQAALEVLPRVRGAFSFVFMDENTLYAARDAAGVRPLVLGRLERGWVVASETAALDICGASVVREVEPGELIAIDEDGLRSVRFATPDPKGCLFEYVYLARPDTTINGRNIYSARVQIGRELAKESPVEADLVIPVPESGTPAAIGYAEASGITYGQGLLKNAYVGRTFIQPSQTIRQLGIRLKLNPLRENVRGKRIVVVDDSIVRGNTQRAIVRMLRESGALEVHVRISSPPVRWPCFYGIDFATRAELIANGLDTEGIRRAIGADSLGYISLAGLISATEQPKTRLCRACFDGEYPIALPADDMIGKHVLEGVGRRVSGGVPPVPAQVAEGGAPGPSPDHELENDEADLVASPGGGDKPHHS from the coding sequence GTGCCCCGAGGCGACGGGCTGTTGAGCCACGAACTCGACCCCCAAAGGCCCGGCCCGCAAGATGCTTGCGGCGTGTTCGGAGTGTGGGCTCCGGGTGAAGAGGTGGCGAAGCTCACCTATTTCGGAATCTACGCACTTCAGCACCGTGGCCAGGAGGCCGCCGGCATCGCCGTGAGCGACGGCTCCGGCGTGGTGGTCTACAAGGACGTCGGCCTGGTCTCCCAGGTCTTCGACGAGCCCACGCTGGCGAGCCTGCGCGGTCACCTCGCCGTCGGTCACGCCCGTTACTCCACCACCGGCGGCAACAACTGGGAGAACGCGCAGCCCACGATCAAGGCCACCACCTCCGGCACCACGATCGCGCTCGCGCACAACGGCAACCTGGTGAACACGGCCGAGCTGGCCCGCGAGATCGCCGCGCGCGGTCTGGAGGCGGACGGCTCGACCACGGACACGTCGCTGGTCACCACGCTGCTCGCGTCGTACCCCGACCTGTCGGTGGAGCAGGCCGCCCTGGAGGTGCTGCCGCGGGTGCGCGGCGCGTTCAGCTTCGTCTTCATGGACGAGAACACGCTGTACGCGGCACGCGACGCCGCCGGCGTGCGCCCGCTGGTGCTGGGCCGGCTGGAGCGCGGCTGGGTGGTGGCGAGCGAGACCGCGGCGCTGGACATCTGCGGCGCCAGCGTGGTCCGCGAGGTCGAGCCCGGCGAGCTGATCGCGATCGACGAGGACGGCCTGCGCTCGGTTCGGTTCGCGACGCCGGACCCGAAGGGCTGCCTCTTCGAGTACGTGTACCTCGCCCGCCCGGACACCACGATCAACGGGCGGAACATCTACTCCGCGCGCGTGCAGATCGGCCGCGAGCTGGCCAAGGAGAGCCCGGTCGAGGCCGACCTGGTGATCCCGGTGCCGGAGTCGGGCACGCCGGCCGCGATCGGCTACGCCGAGGCCTCCGGCATCACGTACGGCCAGGGGCTGTTGAAGAACGCCTACGTCGGCCGCACCTTCATCCAGCCCTCACAGACCATCCGGCAGCTGGGCATCCGCCTCAAGCTGAACCCGCTCCGGGAGAACGTGCGCGGCAAGCGGATCGTCGTGGTCGACGACTCCATCGTGCGCGGCAACACCCAGCGCGCCATCGTGCGCATGCTTCGCGAGTCCGGCGCGCTCGAGGTCCACGTGCGGATCTCGTCGCCGCCGGTGCGCTGGCCCTGCTTCTACGGCATCGACTTCGCCACCCGCGCGGAGCTGATCGCCAACGGCTTGGACACGGAGGGCATCCGGCGCGCGATCGGCGCGGACTCCCTCGGTTACATCTCGCTGGCGGGCCTGATCTCCGCCACCGAGCAGCCGAAGACCCGGCTCTGCCGGGCCTGCTTCGACGGGGAGTACCCGATCGCGCTGCCGGCCGATGACATGATCGGCAAGCACGTTCTCGAGGGCGTCGGCCGCCGGGTCTCCGGTGGCGTGCCGCCCGTGCCCGCACAGGTCGCGGAGGGTGGGGCCCCCGGCCCGAGCCCCGACCACGAGCTGGAGAACGACGAGGCGGACCTGGTCGCCTCGCCCGGTGGCGGAGACAAGCCGCATCATTCTTAG
- a CDS encoding carboxypeptidase-like regulatory domain-containing protein, translated as MLTSGQSTSLAISVDADNQTDKIAVTVGVFDGVSCNPCGGELTGDGTVNVTLTGANLGAGQTKSGNVTVRATGTPVIGGAETAEDSKPLTVKGPDAVQTVRKISGRVIDSASGQGISGAAVVIQDGAGHRYDTATNGRGTFTFNGSTDRPITPGSIQIVANALNFAPSGVQAINGGNGATVDGVELRMTSTKASPSPTPSASASPSASPSATPSAEESAEESEEPVSDVTDDPDTTNAANQSDDDGGLPWFIVLVGALFVAVGVGTVVLLWIRRKQDKEAAEAEEEQKTRGSVASQGVYRPGDDATRVGGAGMAAGGMDDATRITTPISDAPTMITPRAAMDEFPDPYGAPPPGAPGAPKWAGAEDEFGGGNDATRIGFGDDRGGNYGGGGYGGAASVSGGGYGAGDDNYGGGGYGTDRGGNYGGGAASVSGGGYGAGGRDYDGGYDNQAGSGGYGGQGGGYGGGGDQYDEPTGRYNGGADGYGGQGGGYGATPSGPYGQRADQGGYGAQEIDYGTQNSQGGGNYGGGQGGYGGGYGGGRPADEYGAGNYGGGAGGGYGGQGGAAGGYGGGQGGYGDRGGYDQGGYDQQQGGYDQQGGGYGGQPGYPPQQGGGYDQQGGDRRGYDDEGYRDNRGGNQRGDRRIDWMDD; from the coding sequence GTGCTCACATCGGGGCAGTCGACCTCGCTCGCCATCTCGGTGGACGCGGACAACCAGACCGACAAGATCGCCGTGACGGTCGGCGTGTTCGACGGCGTCAGCTGCAACCCGTGCGGTGGCGAGCTCACCGGCGACGGCACGGTCAACGTCACGTTGACCGGGGCGAACCTCGGTGCCGGCCAGACCAAGTCCGGCAACGTGACGGTGAGGGCGACCGGCACGCCGGTGATCGGTGGAGCCGAGACCGCCGAGGACTCCAAGCCGCTGACGGTCAAGGGCCCGGACGCGGTCCAGACGGTCAGGAAGATCAGCGGCCGGGTCATCGACTCGGCGTCCGGCCAGGGCATCTCCGGTGCGGCCGTGGTGATTCAGGACGGCGCCGGCCATCGGTACGACACGGCGACCAACGGGCGTGGCACGTTCACGTTCAACGGGTCGACGGACCGGCCGATCACGCCGGGCAGCATCCAGATCGTGGCGAACGCGCTGAACTTCGCGCCCAGCGGCGTCCAGGCCATCAACGGCGGCAACGGCGCGACGGTCGACGGCGTCGAGCTCCGGATGACCTCCACGAAGGCCAGCCCGTCGCCGACCCCGTCGGCCAGCGCCTCCCCCAGCGCGTCGCCGTCCGCGACGCCCTCCGCGGAGGAGTCGGCCGAGGAGTCCGAGGAGCCGGTCTCCGACGTCACGGACGACCCGGACACGACGAACGCGGCGAACCAGAGCGACGACGACGGTGGCCTGCCCTGGTTCATCGTGCTCGTCGGCGCGCTGTTCGTCGCCGTCGGCGTCGGCACGGTCGTGCTGCTCTGGATCCGGCGCAAGCAGGACAAGGAAGCGGCCGAGGCGGAGGAGGAGCAGAAGACCCGCGGGTCGGTCGCGTCCCAGGGCGTCTACCGCCCGGGCGACGACGCGACCCGGGTCGGCGGCGCCGGCATGGCCGCGGGCGGCATGGACGACGCCACCCGGATCACCACGCCGATCTCCGACGCGCCCACGATGATCACTCCGCGTGCCGCGATGGACGAGTTCCCCGACCCGTACGGTGCGCCGCCCCCCGGCGCGCCGGGCGCCCCGAAGTGGGCCGGTGCCGAGGACGAATTCGGCGGCGGCAACGACGCCACCCGCATCGGCTTCGGCGACGACCGGGGCGGTAACTACGGTGGCGGTGGCTACGGCGGCGCCGCGTCCGTCTCGGGCGGCGGCTACGGCGCGGGTGACGACAACTACGGCGGCGGCGGGTACGGCACCGACCGCGGCGGTAACTACGGCGGTGGGGCCGCGTCCGTGTCCGGCGGCGGCTACGGTGCCGGCGGGCGGGACTACGACGGCGGGTACGACAACCAGGCCGGCAGCGGCGGCTACGGCGGCCAGGGCGGCGGCTACGGCGGTGGCGGCGACCAGTACGACGAGCCGACCGGGCGGTACAACGGCGGTGCGGACGGCTACGGCGGTCAGGGCGGCGGCTACGGCGCCACCCCGTCGGGGCCGTACGGGCAGCGGGCCGACCAGGGTGGCTACGGCGCCCAGGAGATCGACTACGGCACGCAGAACAGCCAGGGCGGCGGCAACTACGGTGGCGGCCAGGGCGGTTACGGCGGCGGCTACGGCGGCGGGCGTCCCGCCGACGAGTACGGCGCCGGCAACTACGGCGGCGGTGCCGGTGGCGGCTACGGCGGTCAGGGCGGTGCCGCGGGTGGCTACGGCGGTGGTCAAGGCGGCTACGGCGATCGTGGCGGTTACGACCAGGGCGGCTACGACCAGCAGCAGGGCGGGTACGACCAGCAGGGCGGCGGCTACGGCGGCCAGCCCGGTTACCCGCCTCAGCAGGGCGGCGGCTATGACCAGCAGGGCGGCGACCGTCGCGGCTACGACGACGAGGGCTACCGCGACAACCGTGGCGGTAACCAGCGCGGCGACCGTCGCATCGACTGGATGGACGACTGA
- the purQ gene encoding phosphoribosylformylglycinamidine synthase subunit PurQ: MSMRIGVVTFPGSLDDGDAARAVRLAGAEAVRLWHADPDLHGVDAVVLPGGFSYGDYLRCGAIARFSAAMESIIDAAKGGLPVLGICNGFQILCEAHLLPGALTRNQHLHFRNRDQWLKVESTSTAWTGTFTDGQEILIPVKNGEGCYVADQRTLDELEATGRVVARYIRGNPNGSQRDIAAITNERGNVVGIMPHPEHAVEALTGPSLDGLGLFASVLAHLAGKTTAVPA, from the coding sequence TCCCGGGCTCGCTGGACGACGGCGACGCCGCGCGTGCCGTCCGGCTGGCCGGCGCCGAGGCCGTCCGCCTCTGGCACGCCGACCCGGACCTGCACGGCGTGGACGCGGTGGTCCTGCCCGGCGGCTTCTCCTACGGCGACTACCTGCGCTGCGGCGCGATCGCCCGGTTCTCCGCCGCGATGGAGTCGATCATCGACGCGGCCAAGGGCGGCCTGCCGGTGCTCGGCATCTGTAACGGGTTTCAGATCCTCTGCGAGGCGCACCTGCTGCCCGGCGCGCTCACCCGCAACCAGCACCTGCACTTCCGCAACCGCGACCAGTGGCTGAAGGTCGAGTCGACCAGCACCGCCTGGACCGGCACGTTCACCGACGGGCAGGAGATCCTGATCCCGGTGAAGAACGGCGAGGGCTGCTACGTCGCGGACCAGCGCACGCTGGACGAGTTGGAGGCGACCGGCCGGGTCGTCGCGCGGTACATCCGGGGGAACCCCAACGGGTCCCAGCGTGACATCGCCGCCATCACCAACGAGCGCGGCAACGTCGTCGGCATCATGCCGCACCCCGAGCACGCCGTCGAGGCGCTGACCGGGCCGTCCCTCGACGGTCTCGGCCTGTTCGCCTCCGTCCTCGCTCACCTCGCCGGAAAGACCACGGCGGTCCCGGCGTGA
- a CDS encoding 2-phosphosulfolactate phosphatase, translating into MDAVYAQPGAGVRFDWGLAGASELGRVCAALVVVDVLSFTTAVDVAVGRGMRVHPFPWSEQAVAYASRVGAVAAVGRTEVSPERPWSLSPAALRRAPGTPELVLPSPNGSAICAAASATGLPVVAACLRNARAVARWLLHQGYGTARAPVGVVAAGERWPDETLRPGVEDLLGAASVLDGLAGVRGGLSVEAAVALAALNSVPDVAAAVRGCVSGRELAARGFADDVEIAVERNASTVVPLLRGGVFSPA; encoded by the coding sequence GTGGACGCGGTCTACGCGCAGCCGGGTGCGGGGGTGCGGTTCGACTGGGGGCTGGCCGGCGCGAGCGAGCTGGGCCGCGTCTGCGCCGCGCTGGTCGTGGTCGACGTGCTCTCCTTCACCACCGCGGTGGACGTGGCGGTGGGGCGCGGCATGCGCGTGCACCCGTTCCCGTGGAGCGAGCAGGCGGTGGCCTACGCGTCCCGGGTCGGTGCGGTCGCCGCGGTCGGCCGCACCGAGGTGAGCCCGGAACGCCCCTGGTCGCTCTCGCCGGCCGCGCTGCGCCGCGCGCCCGGCACGCCGGAGCTGGTCCTGCCCTCGCCGAACGGGTCCGCGATCTGCGCGGCGGCCAGCGCGACCGGGCTGCCGGTGGTGGCGGCGTGCCTGCGCAACGCCCGCGCGGTCGCCCGCTGGCTGCTGCATCAGGGGTACGGCACGGCCCGCGCACCGGTCGGCGTGGTCGCGGCCGGCGAGCGGTGGCCGGACGAGACGCTGCGGCCGGGGGTGGAGGACCTCCTCGGCGCCGCCTCCGTGCTGGACGGGCTGGCCGGCGTGCGCGGCGGCCTCTCGGTCGAGGCGGCGGTGGCGCTGGCCGCGCTGAACAGCGTGCCCGACGTGGCCGCCGCGGTCCGCGGCTGCGTCTCCGGCCGGGAGCTGGCCGCGCGCGGCTTCGCCGACGACGTGGAGATCGCGGTGGAACGCAATGCCTCCACGGTCGTCCCGCTACTGCGCGGCGGGGTCTTCAGCCCCGCCTGA
- the purM gene encoding phosphoribosylformylglycinamidine cyclo-ligase gives MTHVTERANDADSGDRQPWQAGAGRSRGKRTVTYADAGVSIHAGERAVELLKNKVRRASRPEVMGDLGGFAGLFRLDAKKYKNPILASSTDGVGTKLVIAQQLNIHDTVGIDLVAMVVDDLVACGAEPLFLLDYIACGEVEPEKVAEIGAGIADGCRYAGCALLGGETAEHPGVLRPDEYDLSATGVGVVEESEILGRDRVEVGDVVIAMRSSGLHSNGYSLVRHVLLGAGRMRLETVVEEFGRQRTLGEELLTPTKIYAKDCLGMIAECEVRALAHVTGGGIPGNLVRVLPDHVDAVVNRSTWKPQSIFELVQAKGRIDDPEMESTFNMGIGMFAIVSAADADRALAFLAGRGVDAWHAGEIIEGTGTVQMIGQHTRG, from the coding sequence GTGACGCACGTGACCGAGCGAGCCAACGACGCGGACAGCGGTGACCGGCAGCCGTGGCAGGCCGGTGCCGGCCGGAGCAGGGGAAAGCGCACGGTCACGTACGCGGACGCCGGCGTATCCATCCACGCCGGCGAGCGCGCCGTCGAGCTGCTGAAGAACAAGGTGCGCCGCGCGTCCCGCCCCGAGGTCATGGGCGACCTGGGCGGCTTCGCGGGCCTGTTCCGGCTGGACGCCAAGAAGTACAAGAACCCGATCCTGGCCTCGTCCACGGACGGCGTCGGGACCAAGCTGGTGATCGCCCAGCAGCTCAACATCCACGACACGGTCGGCATCGACCTGGTCGCCATGGTCGTCGACGACCTGGTGGCGTGCGGCGCCGAGCCGCTGTTCCTGCTCGACTACATCGCCTGCGGCGAGGTCGAGCCGGAGAAGGTGGCGGAGATCGGCGCGGGCATCGCGGACGGCTGCCGCTACGCCGGCTGCGCGCTGCTCGGCGGCGAGACCGCGGAGCACCCCGGCGTGCTGCGCCCGGACGAGTACGACCTCTCCGCGACCGGTGTCGGTGTGGTGGAGGAGAGCGAGATCCTCGGTCGTGACCGCGTCGAGGTCGGCGACGTCGTGATCGCGATGCGCTCCTCCGGCCTGCACTCCAACGGCTACTCGCTGGTCCGCCACGTGCTGCTCGGCGCCGGCCGCATGCGCCTGGAGACCGTCGTCGAGGAGTTCGGCCGGCAGCGCACGCTCGGCGAGGAGCTGCTGACCCCCACCAAGATCTACGCCAAGGACTGCCTCGGCATGATCGCCGAGTGCGAGGTGCGCGCGCTCGCGCACGTCACCGGCGGCGGCATCCCCGGCAACCTGGTCCGCGTGCTCCCCGACCACGTCGACGCCGTGGTCAACCGCTCCACCTGGAAGCCGCAGTCGATCTTCGAGCTGGTGCAGGCCAAGGGCCGCATCGACGACCCGGAGATGGAGTCGACCTTCAACATGGGCATCGGCATGTTCGCCATCGTCTCCGCCGCCGACGCGGACCGCGCGCTCGCGTTCCTGGCCGGCCGCGGCGTCGACGCCTGGCACGCCGGCGAGATCATCGAGGGCACCGGCACGGTCCAGATGATCGGCCAGCACACCCGCGGCTGA
- the amcB gene encoding cyclophane-forming radical SAM peptide maturase AmcB, with product MRGIATVPSYVVMQPTTLCNLDCTYCYLPFRAVDKRMPVAVAEAVAGPVNAWARDTRFSVVWHGGEPLAAGREALAALMAPFAPGVEHHVQTNATLIDDAWCEFFTAHDMRVSVSVDGPRERNGERVTRGARPAYDRIARGIETLRRHGIPYSALCVVGEPHPGLATELYDYFLALGCDVLGINVEEQEGVNARDNGFPAEAVTAFWSELVAAWRRDPRIHVREVELSLRYAAAVLDGTTAGLLPRRLDPIPTIAHDGSVVLLSPELAGFSDPRYGDFTSGNVLERGLAEILADATATPWIGEFLAGVEACRARCPYFEFCGGAHAANRYFEHGRFDGTETNHCRNSKIRLLEGVLHHARDHQPSAAG from the coding sequence ATGCGCGGCATCGCCACCGTCCCGTCATACGTGGTGATGCAGCCGACGACGCTGTGCAATCTCGACTGCACTTACTGCTATCTGCCGTTCCGTGCGGTCGACAAGCGCATGCCGGTCGCGGTCGCCGAGGCGGTCGCCGGTCCGGTGAACGCGTGGGCGCGCGACACCCGGTTCTCCGTGGTCTGGCACGGCGGTGAGCCGCTGGCCGCCGGGCGGGAGGCACTGGCCGCGCTGATGGCCCCGTTCGCGCCCGGCGTCGAGCATCACGTGCAGACGAACGCCACGCTGATCGACGACGCCTGGTGCGAGTTCTTCACCGCGCACGACATGCGGGTCAGTGTGAGCGTGGACGGCCCGCGCGAGCGCAACGGCGAGCGCGTCACCCGCGGCGCCCGCCCGGCGTACGACCGGATCGCGCGCGGCATCGAGACGCTGCGCCGGCACGGCATTCCGTACTCGGCGCTGTGCGTGGTCGGCGAACCGCACCCCGGCCTCGCCACCGAGCTCTACGACTACTTCCTCGCGCTCGGCTGCGACGTGCTCGGCATCAACGTCGAGGAGCAGGAGGGGGTCAACGCGCGCGACAACGGCTTCCCGGCCGAGGCGGTCACCGCGTTCTGGTCCGAGCTGGTCGCGGCCTGGCGGCGTGACCCGCGCATCCACGTGCGGGAGGTCGAGCTGTCGCTGCGGTACGCCGCCGCCGTGCTGGACGGCACCACCGCCGGCCTGCTGCCCCGCCGCCTCGACCCGATCCCCACCATCGCGCACGACGGCTCGGTCGTGCTGCTCTCGCCGGAACTGGCGGGCTTCTCCGACCCGCGGTACGGCGACTTCACCAGCGGCAACGTGCTCGAGCGCGGGCTCGCCGAGATCCTGGCGGACGCGACCGCGACGCCGTGGATCGGTGAGTTCCTCGCCGGGGTGGAGGCGTGCCGTGCCCGATGTCCGTACTTCGAGTTCTGCGGTGGCGCGCATGCCGCCAACCGATACTTCGAGCACGGGCGTTTCGACGGTACGGAGACGAACCACTGCCGGAACAGCAAGATCCGCTTACTGGAGGGAGTGCTGCACCATGCCCGAGATCACCAACCCTCGGCAGCCGGATAG